The Chrysemys picta bellii isolate R12L10 chromosome 12, ASM1138683v2, whole genome shotgun sequence genome has a segment encoding these proteins:
- the LOC122174767 gene encoding mucin-2-like, with product MTPSPTPTMTGSSTPTTTTNSTPTRPPNSTPTSTPSSAAIMTPSLTPTMTASSSATSTPISSDTSTPSSPAASTPSSTVTSTPSSTATSTPSSSDTSTPSSPAASTPSSAATSTPSSAATMTHSSTATSIPSSTVTLTTSSAASSTPSSAATSTPSSAATSIPSSTVTMTPSSAATSTPSSAATSTPSSAATSTPSSTPTTTDNSTPTSTPILTPTTTPNSTAIMTPSPTPTMTGSSTPTTTTNSTPTRPPNSTPTSTPSSAAIMTPSPTPTMTASSSATSTPSSSDTSTPSSPAASTPSSAATMTHSSTATSIPSSTATSIPSSAATSTPSSAVTSPPGSAAVSTPSSAATSTPSSAVTSPPGSAAVSTRSSAATSTPSSSDTSTPSSPAASTHSSAATSTPSSAAVSTPSSTPTTTTNSTPTRAPNSTPTSTPSSAAIMTPSPTPTMTASSSATSTPISSDTSTPSSAATSTPSSTVTSTPISSDTSTPSSAVTSPPGSAAVSTRSSAATSTPSSSDTSTPSSPAASTPSSAATSTPSSAATMTHSSTATSIPSSAATSTTSSAATSTPSSAATSTPSSAATSTHSSAATSTHSSAATSTPSSAAVSTPSSTPTTTDNSTPTSTPILTPTTTPKSTAIMTPSPTPTMTGSSTPTTTTNSTPTRPPNSTPTSTPSSAAIMTPSLTPTMTASSSATSTPISSDTSTPSSPAASTPSSTVTSTPSSTATSTPSSSDTSTPSSPAASTPSSAATSTPSSAATMTHSSTATSIPSSTVTLTTSSAASSTPSSAATSTPSSAATSIPSSAATSTPSSAATSTPSSAATSTPSSTPTTTDNSTPTSTPILTPTTTPNSTAIMTPSPTPTMTGSSTPTTTTNSTPTRPPNSTPTSTPSSAAIMTPSPTPTMTASSSATSTPSSSDTSTPSSPAASTPSSAATMTHSSTATSIPSSTATSIPSSAATSTPSSAVTSPPGSAAVSTPSSAATSTPSSAVTSPPGSAAVSTRSSAATSTPSSSDTSTPSSPAASTPSSAATMTPSSTATSTPISSDTSTPSSAATSIPSSAATSTPSSAATSTPSSAATSTHSSAATSIPSSTVTMTPSSAATSIPSSTAIMTPSPTPTMTASSSATSTPISSDTSTPSSPAASTPSSTVTSTPSSTATSTPISSDTSTPSSAVTSPPGSAAVSTRSSAATSTPSSTATSTPSSAATSTPSSAATSTHSSTATSTHSSAATSTPSSTATSTHSSAATSTPSSTATSTHSSAATSTPSSAATSTPSSTATSTHSSAATSTPSSTATSTHSSAATSTPSSTATSTHSSAATSTPSSTATSTHSSAATSTPSSTATSTHSSAATSTPSSAATSIPSSTATMTASSAVTGTTSSAATLDPQLHFQSYQLCYNLSTIYSHYIQEYWASYLFWVSCSYTHPPLSSALQVHLAPALLASQPHLLPPRVPSQLVEIRLLLAHRGLDQPPLPVYQNPRHLQGLALPPHLLGPFLSPHRPQPLRIAAPSPTGPSSSFAWPR from the coding sequence atgacccccagccccactcctacAATGACCGgcagctccacccccaccacgACCACCAACTCCACTCCCACCAGACCCCCCAACTCCACtcccacctcaacccccagctccgCTGCGATCATGACCCCCAGCCTCACTCCGACCATGACTGCCAGCTCATCTGCCACCTCAACCCCCATCTCATCTGACACTtcaacccccagctcccctgctgcctcgacccccagctccactgtcacctcaacccccagctccactgccacctcaacccccagctcaTCTGACACTtcaacccccagctcccctgctgccTCGACCCCCAGCTCCGCTGCCACCTCGACTCCCAGCTCCGCTGCCACCATGACCCACAGCTCCACTGCCACCTCGATTCCCAGCTCCACTGTCACCTTGACCACCAGCTCTGCTGCCAGCTCAACCCCCAGCTCCGCTGccacctcgacccccagctccgctgccacctcaatccccagctccactgttaccatgacccccagctccgctgccacctcgacccccagctccgctgccacctcgacccccagctctgctgccacctcgacccccagctccacccccaccacgACCGACAACTCCACTCCCACCTCAACCCCCATCTTGACTCCCACAACGACCCCCAACTCCACTGCGATCatgacccccagccccactcctacAATGACCGgcagctccacccccaccacgACCACCAACTCCACTCCCACCAGACCCCCCAACTCCACtcccacctcaacccccagctccgCTGCGATCatgacccccagccccactccgaCCATGACTGCCAGCTCATCTGccacctcaacccccagctcaTCTGACACTtcaacccccagctcccctgctgcctctacccccagctctgctgccaccATGACCCACAGCTCCACTGCCACCTCGATTCCCAGCTCCACTGCCACCTCGATTCCCAGCTCCGCTGCCACCTCGACTCCCAGCTCCGCTGTCACCTCGCCCCCCGGCTCTGCTGCCGTCTCAACCCCCAGCTCCGCTGCCACCTCGACTCCCAGCTCCGCTGTCACCTCGCCCCCCGGCTCTGCTGCCGTCTCAACCCGCAGCTCCGCTGccacctcaacccccagctcaTCTGACACTtcaacccccagctcccctgctgcctcgacccacagctctgctgccacctcgacccccagctctgctgccgtctcaacccccagctccacccccaccacgACCACCAACTCCACTCCCACCAGAGCCCCCAACTCCACtcccacctcaacccccagctctgctgcgatCATGACCCCTAGCCCCACTCCGACCATGACTGCCAGCTCATCTGCCACCTCAACCCCCATCTCATCTGACACTTCAACCCCCAGCTCCGCTGccacctcgacccccagctccaCTGTCACCTCAACCCCCATCTCATCTGACACTTCAACCCCCAGCTCCGCTGTCACCTCGCCCCCCGGCTCTGCTGCTGTCTCAACCCGCAGCTCCGCTGccacctcaacccccagctcaTCTGACACTtcaacccccagctcccctgctgccTCGACCCCCAGCTCCGCTGCCACCTCGACTCCCAGCTCCGCTGCCACCATGACCCACAGCTCCACTGCCACCTCGATTCCCAGCTCCGCTGCCACCTCGACCACCAGCTCCGCTGccacctcaacccccagctccgctgccacctcgacccccagctccgctgccacctcgacccacagctccgctgccacctcgacccacagctctgctgccacctcgacccccagctctgctgccgtctcaacccccagctccacccccaccacgACCGACAACTCCACTCCCACCTCAACCCCCATCTTGACTCCCACAACGACCCCCAAGTCCACTGCGATCatgacccccagccccactcctacAATGACCGgcagctccacccccaccacgACCACCAACTCCACTCCCACCAGACCCCCCAACTCCACtcccacctcaacccccagctccgCTGCGATCATGACCCCCAGCCTCACTCCGACCATGACTGCCAGCTCATCTGCCACCTCAACCCCCATCTCATCTGACACTtcaacccccagctcccctgctgcctcgacccccagctccactgtcacctcaacccccagctccactgccacctcaacccccagctcaTCTGACACTtcaacccccagctcccctgctgccTCGACCCCCAGCTCCGCTGCCACCTCGACTCCCAGCTCCGCTGCCACCATGACCCACAGCTCCACTGCCACCTCGATTCCCAGCTCCACTGTCACCTTGACCACCAGCTCTGCTGCCAGCTCAACCCCCAGCTCCGCTGccacctcgacccccagctccgctgccacctcaatccccagctccgctgccacctcgacccccagctccgctgccacctcgacccccagctctgctgccacctcgacccccagctccacccccaccacgACCGACAACTCCACTCCCACCTCAACCCCCATCTTGACTCCCACAACGACCCCCAACTCCACTGCGATCatgacccccagccccactcctacAATGACCGgcagctccacccccaccacgACCACCAACTCCACTCCCACCAGACCCCCCAACTCCACTCCCACGTCAACCCCCAGCTCCGCTGCGATCatgacccccagccccactccgaCCATGACTGCCAGCTCATCTGccacctcaacccccagctcaTCTGACACTtcaacccccagctcccctgctgcctcgacccccagctctgctgccaccATGACCCACAGCTCCACTGCCACCTCGATTCCCAGCTCCACTGCCACCTCGATTCCCAGCTCCGCTGCCACCTCGACTCCCAGCTCCGCTGTCACCTCGCCCCCCGGCTCTGCTGCCGTCTCAACCCCCAGCTCCGCTGCCACCTCGACTCCCAGCTCCGCTGTCACCTCGCCCCCCGGCTCTGCTGCCGTCTCAACCCGCAGCTCCGCTGccacctcaacccccagctcaTCTGACACTtcaacccccagctcccctgctgcctcgactcccagctctgctgccaccatgacccccagctccactgcCACCTCAACCCCCATCTCATCTGACACTTCAACCCCCAGCTCCGCTGCCACCTCGATTCCCAGCTCCGCTGCCACCTCGACTCCCAGCTCCGCTGccacctcgacccccagctccgctgccacctcaacccacagctctgctgccacCTCAATCCCTAGCTCCACTGTTaccatgacccccagctccgctgcCACCTCAATCCCTAGCTCCACTGCGATCatgacccccagccccactccgaCCATGACTGCCAGCTCATCTGCCACCTCAACCCCCATCTCATCTGACACTtcaacccccagctcccctgctgcctcgacccccagctccactgtcacctcaacccccagctccactgcCACCTCAACCCCCATCTCATCTGACACTTCAACCCCCAGCTCCGCTGTCACCTCGCCCCCCGGCTCTGCTGCCGTCTCAACCCGCAGCTCCGCTGccacctcgacccccagctccactgccacctcgacccccagctccgctgccacctcgacccccagctccgCTGCCACCTCGACCCACAGCTCCACTGCCACCTCAACCCACAGCTCCGCTGccacctcgacccccagctccaCTGCCACCTCAACCCACAGCTCCGCTGccacctcgacccccagctccaCTGCCACCTCAACCCACAGCTCCGCTGccacctcgacccccagctccgctgccacctcgacccccagctccaCTGCCACCTCAACCCACAGCTCCGCTGccacctcgacccccagctccaCTGCCACCTCAACCCACAGCTCCGCTGccacctcgacccccagctccaCTGCCACCTCAACCCACAGCTCCGCTGccacctcgacccccagctccaCTGCCACCTCAACCCACAGCTCCGCTGccacctcgacccccagctccaCTGCCACCTCAACCCACAGCTCCGCTGccacctcgacccccagctccgCTGCCACCTCAATCCCCAGCTCCACTGCCACCATGACCGCCAGCTCTGCTGTCACTGGGACC
- the LOC101942440 gene encoding mucin-2, with protein sequence MSHSTSSITTDKATTTSNSAATVSPSSAPTETPNTAGTANPSSVATTTSNSAATTPPLLPPRTPALLRIRRPPPLTHQSPAPLTLQPPAPLPPRPPAPIPLRPPALLPPRPPAPIPLRPPPPLTPQPPAPIPLRPPALLTPQPPAPIPLRPPPPLPSRPPAPIPLRPPPPLPSRPPAPIPLRPPPPLTPQPPAPIPLRPPVLLPPRPPAPIPLRPPPPLPPRPPAPIPLRPPPPLPPRPPAPIPLRPPPPLPPRPPAPIPLRPPPPLPPRPPAPIPLRPPPPLPPRPPAPIPLRPPPPLPPRPPAPIPLRPPPPLPSRPPAPIPLRPPPPLPPRPPAPIPLRPPPPLPSRPPAPIPLRPPPPLPPRPPAPIPLRPPPPLPPRPPSPIPLRPPPPLPPRPPAPIPLRPPPPLPPRPPSPIPLRPPPPLPPRPPAPIPLRPPPPLPPRPPAPIPLRPPPPLPPRPPAPIPLRPPPPLPSRPPAPIPLRPPPPLPPRPPAPIPLRPPPPLPPRPPAPIPLRPPPPLPPRPPAPIPLRPPPPLPSRPPAPIPLRPPPPLPPRPPAPIPLRPPPPLPSRPPAPIPLRPPPPLPPRPPAPIPLRPPPPLPPRPPAPIPLRPPVPLPPRPPAPIPLRPPPPLPPRPPAPIPLRPPPPLPPRPPAPIPLRPPPPLPPRPPAPIPLRPPPPLPPRPPAPIPLRPPPPLPSRPPAPIPLRPPPPLPSRPPAPIPLRPPPPLPSRPPAPIPLRPPPPLPPRPPTSTSAATSTPSSHSTETSISAATSTPSSPLTEISSSTATSTPSSPDTSTPSSSPTTTDNSTSTSTPSSTPTSTPSNTPTTTDNSTPISATTLSSTPTTTPSSTTTTTDNSTPTSTSSSIPTTTNSTPISTPSNTPTTIDNSTPSSTPSNTPTTTDNPTPSSTPSTNPTTTDNSTPISTPSNTPTTIDNSTPSSTPSNTPITTDNPTPSSTPSTNPTTTDNSTPISTSSSTPTMTDNSTPISTSSSTPTTIPTSTPISTPSNTPTTTDNSTPTSATTLSSTPTTSSTSILTMTPSSTPTTDNFTPTSTPSSSPTTTDNSTPTSATTLSSSPTTTPTSTPISTSSSTPTTTDNSTPTSTPSSIRSTTDNSTPTSTPSSTPTTTDNSTPTSTPSSIPTTTDNSTPSSTPSKTPTTTDNSTPISATTLSSTPTISPSSSLTMTPTSSATSTPSFTPTTTPISSATSTPSSTLTTTDNSTPTSAPSSTPTTIPTSIPISTPSSIPTTTDNSTPTSTPSSTPTTIPTSTPNSTPSTTPTTTDNSTPTSATTLSSTPTTIPTSIPISTPSSIPTMTDNSTPSSTPSSTPTSTPSNTPTMTDNSIPSSTPSSTPTSTPSNTPTTTDNSTPTSATTRSSTPTTSPNSTFTMTPNSSATSTPSFTPTTTPSSTSTMTDNFTPTSTSSSIPTTTDNSTPSSATTLSSTPTTSPSSTLTMTLSSTTTTDNSTPTSTPSSIRSTTDNSTPTSTLSSTPTMIDNSTPTSTLSSTPTTTDNSTPSSTPSTNPTTTDNSTPISTPSSSPTTSDNSTPTSTPSSTPTTIPTSTPNSTPSTTPTTTDNSTPTSATTLSSTPTISPSSSLTMTPTSSATSIPSFTPTTTPISSATSTPSSTLTTTDNSTPTSAPSSTPTTSDNSTPTSTPISSPTTSDNSTPTSTPSSTPTTIPTSTPNSTPSTTPTTTDNSTPTSATTLSSTPTTIPTSIPISTPSSIPTTTDNSTPTSTPSSIPTMTDNSTPSSTPSSTPTSTPSNTPTMTDNSIPSSTPSSTPTSTPSNTPTTTDNSTPTSATTLSSTPTISPSSSLTMTPTSSATSIPSFTPTTTPISSATSTPSSTLTTTDNSTPTSAPSSTPTTTDNSTPTTIPSSTPTMTDNSTPTSTPSSIPTTTNSTPTSTPSNTPTTTNNSTPSSTPTTTNNSTPTSTPTTTDNSTPTSTPTLTPTSTPTLTPTSTPSSAAIMTPSPTPTMTASSSATSTPISSDTSTPSSPAASTPSSTVTSTPSSTATSTPISSDTSTPSSAATMTPSSAGTSTPSSAATMTPSSAGTSTPSFTATMTASSAATSTPSSAATMIHSSAATSTPSSAATSTHSSAATSTPSSAAVSTPNSTPTTTDNSTPTSTPILTPTTTSKSTAIMTPSPTPTMTGSSTPTTTTNSTPTRAPNSTPTSTPSSAAIMTPSPTPTMTASSSATSTPISSDTSTPSSAATSTPSSTVTSTPISSDTSTPSSAVTSPPGSAAVSTRSSAATSTPSSSDTSTPSSPAASTPSSAATSTPSSAATMTHSSTATSIPSSAATSTTTPPPPRPTTPLPPQPPS encoded by the exons ATGAGTCACAGCACATCCAGCATCACCACTGACAAGGCCACCACGACCTCCAACTCTGCTGCCACCGTGAGCCCCAGCTCCGCTCCCACGGAGACCCCCAACACCGCTGGCACCGCAAACCCCAGCTCTGTGGCCACCACGACCTCCAACTCTGCTGCCACT ACCCCACCTCTGCTGCCGCCTCGAACCCCAGCTCTGCTACGAATACGGCGCCCACCTCCCCTGACACATCAATCCCcagctcccctgactcttcaacccccagctccactgccacctcgacccccagctcccatcccactgagacctccagctctgctgccacctcgacccccagctcccatACCACTGAGACCTCCACCTCCGCTGacacctcaacccccagctcccattccacTGAGACCTCCAGCTCTGCTGacacctcaacccccagctcccatACCACTGAGACCTCCACCTCCGCTGCCATctcgacccccagctcccattccactgagacctccacctccgctgccatctcgacccccagctcccattccactgagacctccacctccgctgacacctcaacccccagctcccattccacTGAGACCTCCAGTTCTGCTGccacctcgacccccagctcccattccactgagacctccacctccgctgccacctcgacccccagctcccattccactgagacctccacctccgctgccacctcgacccccagctcccattccactgagacctccacctccgctgccacctcgacccccagctcccattccactgagacctccacctccgctgccacctcgacccccagctcccattccactgagacctccacctccgctgccacctcgacccccagctcccattccactgagacctccacctccgctgccacctcgacccccagctcccattccactgagacctccacctccgctgccatctcgacccccagctcccattccactgagacctccacctccgctgccacctcgacccccagctcccattccactgagacctccacctccgctgccatctcgacccccagctcccattccactgagacctccacctccgctgccacctcgacccccagctcccattccactgagacctccacctccgctgccacctcgacccccatctcccattccactgagacctccacctccgctgccacctcgacccccagctcccattccactgagacctccacctccgctgccacctcgacccccatctcccattccactgagacctccacctccgctgccacctcgacccccagctcccattccactgagacctccacctccgctgccacctcgacccccagctcccattccactgagacctccacctccgctgccacctcgacccccagctcccattccactgagacctccacctccgctgccatctcgacccccagctcccattccactgagacctccacctccgctgccacctcgacccccagctcccattccactgagacctccacctccgctgccacctcgacccccagctcccattccactgagacctccacctccgctgccacctcgacccccagctcccattccactgagacctccacctccgctgccatctcgacccccagctcccattccactgagacctccacctccgctgccacctcgacccccagctcccattccactgagacctccacctccgctgccatctcgacccccagctcccattccactgagacctccacctccgctgccacctcgacccccagctcccattccactgagacctccacctccgctgccacctcgacccccagctcccattccacTGAGACCTCCAGTTCCGCTGccacctcgacccccagctcccattccactgagacctccacctccgctgccacctcgacccccagctcccattccactgagacctccacctccgctgccacctcgacccccagctcccattccactgagacctccacctccgctgccacctcgacccccagctcccattccactgagacctccacctccgctgccacctcgacccccagctcccattccactgagacctccacctccgctgccatctcgacccccagctcccattccactgagacctccacctccgctgccatctcgacccccagctcccattccactgagacctccacctccgctgccatctcgacccccagctcccattccactgagacctccacctccgctgccacctcgaccccca acctccacctccgctgccacctcgacccccagctcccattccacTGAGACCTCCATCTCCGCTGCCACCTCGACCCCCAGTTCCCCTCTCACTGAGATATCCAGCTCCACTGccacctcgacccccagctcACCAGATACTTCaacccccagctcctctcccaccACAACCGACAATTCCACTTCCACCTCTACCCCCAGTTCCACccccacctcaacccccagcAATACCCCCACCACAACTGACAACTCCACCCCAATCAGTGCCACAACCCTCAGCTCCACTCccaccacaacccccagctccaccacCACCACGACTGACAACTCCACTCCCACCTCAACCTCCAGCTCCATCCCCACCACAACCAACTCCACTCCCATCTCAACCCCCAGCAACACTCCCACCACGATCGACAACTCCACTCCCTCCTCAACCCCCAGCAACACCCCCACCACGACCGACAACCCCACTCCCTCCTCAACCCCCAGCACCAATCCAACCACGACCGACAACTCCACTCCCATCTCAACCCCCAGCAACACCCCCACCACGATCGACAACTCCACTCCCTCCTCAACCCCCAGCAACACCCCCATCACGACCGACAACCCCACTCCCTCCTCAACACCCAGCACCAATCCAACCACGACCGACAACTCCACTCCCATCTCAACCTCCAGCTCCACTCCCACCATGACCGACAACTCCACTCCCATCTCAACCTCCAGCTCCACTCCCACCACGAtccccacctccactcccatcTCAACCCCCAGCAACACCCCAACCACGACCGACAACTCCACCCCAACCAGTGCCACAACCCTCAGCTCCACTCCCACCACAAGTTCCACTTCCATTCTCACaatgacccccagctccacccccacgaCCGACAACTTCACCCCCACCTCAacgcccagctccagccccaccacaacCGACAACTCCACCCCAACCAGTGCCACAACCCTCAGCTCCTCTCCCACCACgacccccacctccactcccatcTCAACCTCCAGCTCCACTCCCACTACGACCGACAATTCAACtcccacctcaacccccagctccatcCGCTCCACAACCGACAACTCCACtcccacctcaacccccagctccactcccactACGACTGACAACTCCACtcccacctcaacccccagctccattCCCACCACGACCGACAACTCCACTCCCTCCTCAACCCCCAGCAAAACCCCCACCACGACCGACAACTCCACCCCAATCAGTGCCACAACCCTCAGCTCCACTCCCACCATAAGTCCCAGCTCCAGTCTCACAATgacccccacctcctctgctaCATCCACCCCCAGTTTCACTCCCACAACAACCCCCATCTCCTCTGCCACatcaacccccagctccaccctcacCACGACTGACAATTccacccccacctcagcccccagctccactcccaccACGATCCCCACCTCCATTCCCatctcaacccccagctccatcCCCACCACGACCGACAATTCCACtcccacctcaacccccagctccactcccaccacgatccccacctccactcccaaCTCAACCCCCAGCACCACTCCCACCACAACCGACAACTCCACCCCAACCAGTGCCACAACCCTCAGCTCCACTCCCACCACGATCCCCACCTCCATTCCCatctcaacccccagctccatcCCCACCATGACCGACAACTCCACTCCCtcctcaacccccagctccactcccacctcaacccccagcAACACCCCCACCATGACTGACAACTCCATTCCCtcctcaacccccagctccactcccacctcaacccccagcAACACCCCCACCACGACCGACAACTCCACCCCAACCAGTGCCACAACACGCAGCTCCACTCCCACCACAAGTCCCAACTCCACTTTCACGATGACCCCCAACTCCTCTGCTACATCCACCCCCAGTTTCACTCCAaccacaacccccagctccacaTCCACCATGACTGACAACTTCACTCCCACCTCAACCAGCAGCTCCATCCCCACCACAACCGACAACTCCACTCCAAGCAGTGCCACAACCCTCAGCTCCACTCCCACCACAAGTCCTAGTTCCACTCTCACAATGACCCTCAGCTCCACCACCACGACCGACAATTCAACTCCCACATCAACCCCCAGCTCCATCCGCTCCACAACCGACAACTCCACTCCCACCTCAACCCTCAGCTCCACTCCCACTATGATTGACAACTCCACTCCCACCTcaaccctcagctccacccccaccacaaCCGACAACTCCACTCCCTCCTCAACCCCCAGCACCAACCCAACCACGACCGACAACTCCACTCCCatctcaacccccagctccagccccaccacgAGTGACAACTCCACtcccacctcaacccccagctccactcccaccacgatccccacctccactcccaaCTCAACCCCGAGCACCACTCCCACCACAACCGACAACTCCACCCCAACCAGTGCCACAACCCTCAGCTCCACTCCCACCATAAGTCCCAGCTCCAGTCTCACAATgacccccacctcctctgctaCATCCATCCCCAGTTTCACTCCCACAACAACCCCCATCTCCTCTGCCACatcaacccccagctccaccctcacCACGACTGACAATTccacccccacctcagcccccagctccacccccaccacaagcgacaactccacccccacctcaacccccatctccagccccaccacgAGCGACAACTCCACtcccacctcaacccccagctccactcccaccacgatccccacctccactcccaactcaacccccagcaccacccccacCACAACCGACAACTCCACCCCAACCAGTGCCACAACCCTCAGCTCCACTCCCACCACGATCCCCACCTCCATTCCCatctcaacccccagctccatcCCCACCACGACCGACAACTCCACtcccacctcaacccccagctctATTCCCACCATGACCGACAACTCCACTCCCtcctcaacccccagctccactcccacctcaacccccagcAACACCCCCACCATGACCGACAACTCCATTCCCtcctcaacccccagctccactcccacctcaacccccagcAACACCCCCACCACGACCGACAACTCCACCCCAACCAGTGCCACAACCCTCAGCTCCACTCCCACCATAAGTCCCAGCTCCAGTCTCACAATgacccccacctcctctgctaCATCCATCCCCAGTTTCACTCCCACAACAACCCCCATCTCCTCTGCCACatcaacccccagctccaccctcacCACGACTGACAATTccacccccacctcagcccccagctccacccccaccacaaCCGACAACTCCACTCCCACCACAATCCCCAGCTCCACACCCACCATGACTGACAACTCCACtcccacctcaacccccagctccatccccaccacaaccaactccactcccacctcaacccccagcAACACCCCCACCACGACCAACAACTCCACTCCCTCCTCAACCCCCACCACGACCAACAACTCCACTCCCACCTCAACCCCCACCACGACTGACAACTCCACTCCCACCTCAACCCCCACCTTGACTCCCACCTCAACCCCCACCTTGACtcccacctcaacccccagctccgctgcaatcatgacccccagccccactccgaCCATGACCGCCAGCTCATCTGCCACCTCAACCCCCATCTCATCTGACACTtcaacccccagctcccctgctgcctcgacccccagctccactgtcacctcaacccccagctccactgcCACCTCAACCCCCATCTCATCTGACACTTCAACCCCCAGCTCCGCTGCTACCatgactcccagctctgctggcacctcaacccccagctccgCTGCTACCatgactcccagctctgctggcacctcAACCCCTAGCTTCACTGCTACCATGACCGCCAGCTCTGCTGccacctcgacccccagctccgctgccaccatgatccacagctctgctgccacctcgacccccagctctgctgccacctcgacccacagctctgctgccacctcgacccccagctctgctgccgtctcaacccccaactccacccccaccacgaCCGACAACTCCACTCCCACCTCAACCCCCATCTTGACTCCCACAACGACCTCCAAGTCCACTGCGATCatgacccccagccccactcctacAATGACCGgcagctccacccccaccacgACCACCAACTCCACTCCCACCAGAGCCCCCAACTCCACtcccacctcaacccccagctctgctgcgatcatgacccccagccccactccgaCCATGACTGCCAGCTCATCTGCCACCTCAACCCCCATCTCATCTGACACTTCAACCCCCAGCTCCGCTGccacctcgacccccagctccaCTGTCACCTCAACCCCCATCTCATCTGACACTTCAACCCCCAGCTCCGCTGTCACCTCGCCCCCCGGCTCTGCTGCTGTCTCAACCCGCAGCTCCGCTGccacctcaacccccagctcaTCTGACACTtcaacccccagctcccctgctgccTCGACCCCCAGCTCCGCTGCCACCTCGACTCCCAGCTCCGCTGCCACCATGACCCACAGCTCCACTGCCACCTCGATTCCCAGCTCCGCTGCCACCTCGACCACCA ctccacccccaccacgACCGACAACTCCACTCCCACCTCAACCCCCATCTTGA